The sequence tggtctcgatctcctgacctcgtgatccgcccatctcggcctcccaaagtgctgggattacaggcttgagccactgcgcccggcccaagacCTCATTCTTGTAGTGAAGGGTAGGGATCTGCCCCCGTGCCCACCCCTTTCTCCCTGTCTATCTAGGCTTCAGTTGCAGGACAGGATTTGGATCATCCACCTCGACATGACCTCAGGTACCCTCCCCTGAATGTTCCTTAACATAGGGAGACTAGATACAGGTGCTGCTGGGTGGATGAGGCACTCCGCGGACATGGAGGGAGGGCTTCCCCAAAagccacacaaccacacacatgaacacacacaaatgtgtgtgtgtgtgtggttgtgtgtggcaGTTCAAACGAAGCCTTGGCTGAGGACAGACAAGTTGCTTTTGCCTCCTAGGCTGACCTGACCCATAAGGGTCAGGTCAATGAATTCCTCATAACTAATGAGTTAAGGACTTGCTTGTTGATAAGCAACAACAGATAAGCAAAAGCTTAAAATAATGCCTTCAGGACCAAAATACTTGAGTGCCCCTCTccccctgcctggcctgggaagAAGCGATCCAGGCACTGCACAGCTCAGCCATAGCCTTTACAGTGTCTCTGGGCCTCCAACTCCAGTTCTGGCTCCATTGCCTTACCCATGGGATCCTTGAGCCTCATGTGCCCCCCCCATGGAGTGTGATATACTTGGTGTAGCACCCGGCACAGGGTGAAACCAGTAGTCAGAGCCATCAGGAATTGGCTGATGAGGCCAGGCCCACCCTCTGTGTACTCTCAGTCCATGTTGGCTATAAGGCTGGTGGAGCTACAGAAGAGAAAGGCTCTTTCCTGCCTAGGCAATCAGGAAGGATGCCCTGGAAGTGGCACTTGAACGGAGTCTTGTGTAATGAGGATTTTTGGCAAGGACACTCTATGTCTTGAAATGAAGGGCTGCCATGTTAAAGCATGCACATCCTCCACCAGGCTGTCAGCTGAGGACCCTGGGCACTAATTTGCAGGTCTGACTTATCAGATCCAGTGGCAGGCCCAAGGTGTGGCGTGATAAGAGGGACATAGTGGCAGGGGGAGCTACCATCCTTTACCTCCCAATGGGTTAGTCCCTACTGTGTGTCCTCTTCTTTGACGACAGAAAGGAGCTGGACACACTTGCCCTGGGGCCCTGTGGACCTGGTCGTCAGCAACCCTCCCTACATCTTCCACCAGGACATGGAACAGCTGGCCCCCGAGATCCGCAGGTGCTAAGCAGGGTGGGCCAGGGAGGCCAGGCCTGGAAAGGCCTAACGGGATTAGTCTGCCCTCGATCGAGGACCACGTCATCTAGAGGGACAGAGGAGTTGGTGCTGAAACAGGCAGTGGTGTTAAGTGGACGCACTGGAGAGCCCACAATCCTACCTAGATTCAGCATCTGCCTCCCTACTTAAGACTACTGAACAGCCACCgaacctctctgggcctgtttcctgCCTCTGAAAAAAGAGAGGCAGTGCTCTGCAGGGCCATGGGAGGACTCAGTGACGACTTGAAAGCATCAAACACAGTGGAGGACTCATAGGGGGTGCTATGTAGATGGGCACATCATTTTATAGAatactgaggcccagaaagggaaGGTGTCTTGTCTGTGGTCACATGGGGGCTCAGTGGGAAAGCTGGGACTAAAACTTGGCCCCAGGCTAGCTTTGCACCAGGCGATCCTGCTCTTACACAGGGGCTGAGAACCAGGGGCAGCCCAGGAGTCCTGGATGGGGCAGCAGTCATGTTGGATGGGGTTGGGGTGTTGGCTCTCCCTTTCTGGGCTCTCAGGAGTGGTCAGGACTAGCCCCAGATCTCCCAAACCAAGAAGAGGAGCAGCCTTGTGGGGAGACATTCATGCCCTGACATGAGTCAGTCCATCAGGAGAGGCCATCAGCCAGTGGGATTCAGCAAGCACGCCTGGCACTGCCTGGCAGGGTGCTGCCCatgagaggaagggaagaggagctgCCACCCATTTGGGGCCCTCCTTCTCTGGGTCCTCAGATTTGCCCTTCAGTCTAGAGTGTAAGTTCCACAGGGCCCCATTTGTGGAGGCTCTGCCCATACCCTCCGTGCATTTCAGATACCCCTTCCTCAGGCTGTCACCTCCCACTGCTTTCCCTTTCAGCTATGAAGACCCTGCGGCCCTGGACGGTGGGGAGGAGGGCATGGACATCATTACCCACATCCTGGCCCTGGCACCCCGGCTCCTGAAGGACTCTGGGTATGAATGGGATGGGTCTCCTAGGTCTGTCCCCAGCAGCCTCCACTGCTCCTAATGTGTACTGGGCAGGCCCTGGCAGAGATGAGCACAGGACCCTCACCTCACCAGCCCAAGCAGCCCAGAAGGGCAGGCCCCAGACCTGTCCTACTGAGCCTACCCATTTCTCCCCCATGTAGTAGTATCTTCTTAGAAGTGGACCCAAGGCACCCGGAGCTTGTCAGCAGCTGGCTTCAGAGCCGGCCTGAACTGTACCTTAATCTTGTGGCTGTGCGCAAGGACTTCTGTGGGAGGTGAGCTCCTACCCCTCTTTAGCCCTGTAGCATGCTGGTCTTTCCACTGGGGCCATCCTCAGCCCTGGCTGTCAGGAGAGTGTGCTGTTCCCACTCCCTGCTCATTCCCTGAGGCCCAGGTGGTAACCAGCCCCTATCCCTGTCTCCTCAGGTCCCGGTTCCTGCATATCCAGAGGTCTAGGCCATAGTGTGGCTGCCCTGTGGATGCCTTGTCAGTGGCGCCAGCCTGACCGGAGGGAGGTGGATGGCACTTTCCAGAACCCAAGTGCTTATGGCATTTCCCAAGGTTCTGTGATTTACCCATGCTCTGCATTTCTAGGATATTTCTAGGACACCTGGGTAGACCCAAGTTCTCAGTCTGGCTCCATCACATCAGGGTGGCCGAGGGCAGTTGCTGTGTGTTGGTGAAATAGATGTGGGAGTATTGGGGGATATGGCCAGTAAAGTATTGAGAGATTAACAAATGGTGACCTAATGATTTGTTCCATGACTTGCAGGTCCCCTGACCCCTTACTCCCAGGTAGCGCCAGGGCGAGAGTTTCCTTCTGCCCCAGCAGGGCTGGCCATCAGTCCCCTGCTTGGTAGGGGTATGCGGGTGCAGCGTGGAGGAAGGCACGTGAGTCCTCACTCCTGGCCTTGGATACCATGGGGCCTGGTGTAGAGCAGCTCACTCCCAGGGACTGATCAGTCCTCCACTGCCCTGGGTGCATGCGAACACACTTCCCTGGCCAAGCCTGGCTCAAGTACAGGAAGCTCATCTGCATTTCGGCTTAAGGATGACTGCCTGCTTTCTGGAGGGGAGGGCCTGGAGGTCCTTGCTGCACAGTTCCTGGGTCGCACATCCACATTCATTTAACGGAAGGCTTGAGCCAGTGAGGGGTGTTTCCTTTTTATCCCCATAGCTTTTAACTAAAACATCCCTCCTGAGTTGACCCCCTGGGGTTTCAAATAACCCATGTGTACCTGGTTAGGGCTGGGGAGAGTGAGAAACTGAGATACTGGGCACAGGATTGTGGCCTCCACCCCAGCTCTGGTCTGTGCAGACTCATGGCCACCAGGAGGCTTGCAGATCCAGCCTTCCTATCAACAGTGACAGGAAATCTCTAGGTTGGTGAGTACTGGTGGTGTGAGCCTGCTTCAGGGTGGGTCCTAAGGAACATGGCAAACCAGGCTGGCTCATTCCACTAGACTGCCCCCTGCCACTCCAGCACTTCCCAGGGCCTGGCAGTATGGTCTGATGAGCAGTGTGATCC is a genomic window of Macaca mulatta isolate MMU2019108-1 chromosome 2, T2T-MMU8v2.0, whole genome shotgun sequence containing:
- the HEMK1 gene encoding MTRF1L release factor glutamine methyltransferase isoform X25, encoding MPVQYILGEWDFQGLSLRMVPPVFIPRPETEELVEWVLEEVAQRSYAVGSPGSPLILEVGCGSGAISLSLLSQLPQSRVIAVDKGEAAISLTHENAQRLQLQDRIWIIHLDMTSERSWTHLPWGPVDLVVSNPPYIFHQDMEQLAPEIRSYEDPAALDGGEEGMDIITHILALAPRLLKDSGSIFLEVDPRHPELVSSWLQSRPELYLNLVAVRKDFCGRSRFLHIQRSRP